The window CATATTCAGAATATTTGTGGTAAGAACTCGATCCTTAATCTATTTATGACCCGTCCCTTTATCTGCATCAGGGATGACAGTACCTATCATAAATTAAAGAACTGATACGGCTAGTTATGTATGATGAGTTTGTTAAACTTGTCACCGAAATGTAACTAGTAACTAATTAAGCTTGTTCACCAAAATGTAACAATTtgcattaaaaatatttttttaataaaactgtGCAGAAGGTGAGCCTGTCAGATTCAGCTCAATAGATTATTTTCATTGTTATAACAAAGTGAACCCCAATTTAATTAAAATACCAATTAATTCTTGGACCTTAATTAACTAGTACATAATTAAGATTATTTGCAAGGGTCATCTGATGACAAGTGTGTGAAACTTTTCCATATACTGGCGAACACTTTTGACATATGGATCATATAATTTGACAGCAATATGTTATAGGAGTAGCTGCGTTTATTTCGATTGTAGGTAGAagcaaaataaacatatatatcataAGTACAGAGCTAATAGATAAGCACATACCAAATTAAATGAGGAATTTTACATTTCCCTTGTTAAGAGATACCATATTTTCTATTGTAAAGACTTGGTAGTACCTTAAATACTAATTACAGAGGTACCAGAATTTACATTAAAAACGGTGGCACCTCCTAACATCTCTTAAGTACTGTAAAATCGCTTTTAACTATATTGatataaaaaggaaaagtaATAATCTAGcctgcatatatataattatatttgtaGATATTTTGCCTTGTCTTAAATCAGCTTCTAATCTATTCATATCAAGACCTTTGTTGACAAGTTAGTTTAACCAGGCATGCATTAATTCTCTTCTGCCATAGAGAGTACCCTTGGTATATTTGGTTTGGAGGAATTTCACGAGAATTTTGGAGAAATTGAAATGTTTCCTGTGAAAATCCTACAAATTTTCCATGTTCTGAAGAAGCCCTTTAGGAGAAAAAACAAGATCAACATTGCTCAGTTCTGTACATATAAAATTGATATTTTATCTGGTATATATAAACTTGCGTATTACTAATTAACCAAATTAAATAGGCATCGAGACATTCTTCTGTTTATGTTTATAATTAGTTAATTGATAAGAAACGGGGAATCTATTATCTACACATATGTATAAATGATATAAGAAATCAAATATGTAGGGTTTTGGTTAAGTTGAGCATATGTACCTGGGATGGAGACTGTTCTTGACAACCTTCTGTCCGTACTTCCTCCACTTGTACCCGTCATCCAGCACATCCACTTCGCTTCTGGTCTGGAAGCAGAACCTCGGCTCCCTCATCTTCCTCCTGATCTTCAtcttccccttctcccccatcgccgccatcgtcgaGCCCCTCCACCTGCAAGCTCCCACAACTGGAGATCTCAGCATGGGTTTGCATCTATCTTATGTTTTCACTATATGCACGCGTACCATGTAGTGGAGCCATTGCAAGTAGTACTCTCATTGCCAGCTTTGGTTACAGTGGTGGCCACCTGAAGAACAAGATCATACTCTATGAGAATTAGTAAGGAACAAGAAAAGAGACCTTGTTGATAATCAGAATAAAATCTAGCCCAGCCAGTTTACCTCCTCAGCGCCGCCAATATTGGGCATGGAACCGGCGGCTGCACTGTGCTTCCCCAATGCGacggttgcggcggcggcggcggcggagttgcTTAACGGAAGCGCCGGCAGAGGGTACAGCCCGCAGTGGTCAGAAGAGAGCATCACGCCATGGATTCCGGGCTGATCTTCTTGGTCGAATGGCATCTGGAGTAGCTTCGGATGGCACGGTagttgaagtggaggaggaagaggcatGCCGTGGTGATCTGGCAAAAGATAGAAATTCGGAAGACAAGTCCCCAGTTGGCCACCTCCTTCCATGCAAGTATGCATATGGCTATAGCTATATCGTGTGTGGCGTTTGTGGCAGTAGTAGTGATCTCTATCTATCGCCAATCGATCAAAGTGGCTCTTGGGACATAGGATTTCTTGGGATAGATCTCCTCTCCCTGTCTTTTTGGTGTCAATTTTTGATAGGGTTTGATGCTTTCAGGGTCTAAGTGGTGGGCTATGGCTCTCTGGACTTTGGAGTCTAGGCTGCCCTTTAAAGGGCTTTTTGCTCAAATTGTGTCGTGGGTACAGTGCCTGCTTCAGTAGCTGTTGCCCTCTCCTTGAGCTAGCTAGGTATAGTGCATGCTAATTTATCGGCTCTTGGCAAGATGTCGGATCTGCCTTCTGTAGCTGATATGTGTACTACTTATATAGATGTCGGATCACAACTGATTAATCGTTAATCATGTTTTCTATGAGAAACGCTGTTGCTATGATATTTGGTTCTTGAACTTTCATCAGTGCCACGAGCTTCCTGTTTCAGTCGATATATATGTTTCATGTTTCTATACCAGATTAGCTAGTTAATTGCAACTTTAGTGTTGTGTAAGCCAGAAACTTTTGGCCACT of the Oryza sativa Japonica Group chromosome 2, ASM3414082v1 genome contains:
- the LOC4330173 gene encoding probable WRKY transcription factor 12, whose product is MHTCMEGGGQLGTCLPNFYLLPDHHGMPLPPPLQLPCHPKLLQMPFDQEDQPGIHGVMLSSDHCGLYPLPALPLSNSAAAAAATVALGKHSAAAGSMPNIGGAEEVATTVTKAGNESTTCNGSTTWWRGSTMAAMGEKGKMKIRRKMREPRFCFQTRSEVDVLDDGYKWRKYGQKVVKNSLHPRSYFRCTHSNCRVKKRVERLSTDCRMVITTYEGRHTHSPCDDNSSGEHTNCFSSF